The following are encoded together in the Chaetodon auriga isolate fChaAug3 chromosome 6, fChaAug3.hap1, whole genome shotgun sequence genome:
- the prr5l gene encoding proline-rich protein 5-like gives MMGSFRRPRPRFMSSPVLSDLARFHASSPALQISNTSVWNSVQSAVIKVFQGGELQSNELYTLNESIRWLLKTEMGSFITDYFQNQLLTRGLSEVLDQVLLHSGDEQLAVLAKMWDRFFTETLPTLQAIFYPVQGQELTVRQMALLAFRDLVLLKLHLEEVLVTASSVPPPVTQMLLVLQGIHESGSPSLEYYQLERLVEIIVSPYLSNVLHKRNQLLLESRHLRTSGSLLGNQSQPEITVTQHHNSSDSSSLAPLVEQEGEAYLEKSGGVRRHTVANAHSDVQLLSASGRMHAGTEKDGGVGGCDGDVGFLVGGGPMNPRPFSSQPDMVESPRGGVIC, from the exons ATGATGGGATCTTTCCGGCGTCCCAGGCCTCGGTTCATGAGTTCTCCAGTTCTGTCGGACCTCGCCCGGTTCCACGCCAGCTCACCTGCGCTGCAGATCTCCAACACCAGCGTGTGGAACAG CGTCCAATCAGCTGTGATCAAGGTGTTCCAGGGTGGAGAGCTGCAGTCCAACGAGCTGTACACTCTTAACGAGAGCATCAG GTGGCTTCTTAAAACGGAGATGGGCTCTTTCATCACTGACTACTTCCAG aaccagctgctgactcGAGGTCTGTCTGAAGTCCTGGATCAGGTCCTCCTCCACTCAG GTGATGAGCAGCTCGCCGTCCTCGCCAAAATGTGGGACAGATTCTTCACAGAGACGCTCCCGACCCTGCAGGCCATTTTCTACCCTGTCCAg ggtcaggAGCTCACGGTGAGGCAGATGGCTCTGTTGGCCTTCAGAGACCTGGTGCTGCTGAAGCTCCACCTGGAGGAGGTCCTGGTAACTGCGTCCTCCGTCCCTCCACCTGTCACTCAGATGCTGTTGGTGCTGCAG GGTATCCATGAGTCTGGCAGTCCCAGTTTGGAGTATTACCAGTTGGAGCGTCTGGTGGAGATCATCGTGTCTCCATATCTCAGCAACGTTCTGCACAAGAGAAACCAGCTGCTGTTAG AGTCCCGACATCTGCGGACCTCTGGGTCATTGCTAGGCAACCAGTCGCAGCCAGAGATCACCGTCACTCAGCATCACAACTCCTCCGACTCGTCGTCTCTGGCCCCGCTGGTGGAGCAGGAGGGCGAGGCGTACCTGGAGAAGTCCGGCGGCGTGCGGCGTCACACGGTGGCCAACGCGCACTCCGACGTCCAGCTGCTGTCGGCGTCGGGCAGGATGCATGCTGGGACGGAGAAGGACGGCGGGGTGGGAGGGTGTGACGGAGACGTGGGGTTTTTGGTCGGGGGAGGGCCGATGAATCCCAGGCCGTTCTCCAGCCAACCGGACATGGTGGAGTCTCCGAGGGGAGGAGTCATCTGCTAG